A genomic window from Streptomyces sp. HUAS YS2 includes:
- a CDS encoding CBS domain-containing protein yields MTPQTFTVADVMTKKVVAVLPSAEFKEIVATMERWKVTAVPVVEGEGRVVGVVSEADLLLKEEFHDHRPGLVEQMRRLDATAKAAAGRAQDLMTSPALTVGLEASLPQAARLMAAHRVKRLPVVDTSGTIQGIVSRSDLLKVFLRPDDDLATEVRHDVIEHLFPLSHREVDVRVDAGVVTLSGEVRDSARIPLAARLARTVEGVVDVRCELTAQGRT; encoded by the coding sequence ATGACACCTCAGACTTTCACCGTCGCCGACGTCATGACCAAGAAGGTCGTCGCCGTCCTGCCCAGCGCGGAGTTCAAGGAGATCGTCGCCACGATGGAGCGGTGGAAGGTGACCGCCGTACCTGTGGTCGAGGGCGAGGGTCGCGTCGTCGGAGTGGTCTCCGAGGCGGACCTGCTCCTCAAGGAGGAGTTCCACGACCACCGTCCCGGCCTCGTCGAGCAGATGCGACGACTCGACGCGACCGCCAAAGCCGCCGCCGGCCGTGCCCAGGACCTGATGACCTCGCCCGCCCTCACCGTCGGCCTCGAGGCATCACTGCCGCAGGCCGCGCGTCTCATGGCCGCCCATCGTGTGAAGCGGCTGCCGGTCGTCGACACGAGCGGCACGATCCAGGGGATCGTGAGCCGCTCCGACCTCCTCAAGGTCTTCCTCCGCCCGGACGACGATCTCGCCACCGAGGTGCGCCACGACGTCATCGAGCACCTGTTCCCACTCTCCCACCGTGAGGTCGACGTCCGAGTCGACGCCGGAGTCGTCACCCTGTCCGGCGAGGTCCGCGACAGCGCGCGGATCCCGCTCGCGGCACGCCTGGCACGGACCGTCGAAGGCGTGGTGGACGTCCGGTGCGAGCTCACCGCCCAGGGACGGACGTAG
- a CDS encoding MBL fold metallo-hydrolase gives MSEAAPYPAPTTPRPALLSLLGGVGTVTGSKFLVESDHARILLDCGLFQGFATLRRRNWERFARDAADVDAVVVTHAHLDHCGYLPRLVRQGFRGPILTSTHTSRLAGIVLRDSARLQMEAARHADEHGWSKHRPAKPLYDDSDVEKTLSFFDPVPVGTDVEIMADNRLTLHHGGHILGSAWAHLTLEDGHTLAVSGDLGRPGHPLLLPPEPFSGADTLLMESTYGDRRHDQESARSEFSAVITRTLARNGTVVIPAFAIDRTEVVLHELGLLRDKSVLPRSVPVYVDSPMALAALDVYRDAVRERSAELRPEILARGEAALSPEPFLAARTVQESIDINSTHGAAVIVSSAGMATGGRVLHHLHRLLPDPRNAVVIVGFAAAGTRARDLVDGARTLKMFGEYVPVRAEVADVPHFSAHADAGQIIDWLRGAPPPHTTYLVHGEPAASHALRDRIDHELGWTAVVPRSGEAVLVR, from the coding sequence ATGTCCGAAGCAGCCCCGTACCCCGCTCCCACCACCCCGCGACCGGCACTCCTCAGTCTCCTGGGCGGCGTAGGTACGGTCACCGGAAGCAAGTTCCTCGTCGAGAGCGACCATGCCCGCATCCTCCTCGACTGCGGTCTCTTCCAGGGTTTCGCAACCCTGCGGCGCCGCAACTGGGAGCGGTTCGCCCGCGACGCCGCCGACGTCGACGCCGTGGTCGTGACCCATGCCCACCTGGACCACTGCGGCTACCTGCCCCGCCTGGTGCGACAAGGCTTCCGGGGACCCATCCTCACCAGCACCCACACCTCCCGGCTCGCCGGGATCGTGCTGCGCGACAGTGCCCGCCTCCAGATGGAGGCCGCCCGGCACGCCGACGAACACGGCTGGTCCAAGCACCGCCCGGCCAAGCCGCTCTATGACGACTCCGACGTCGAGAAGACGCTGTCGTTCTTCGACCCGGTCCCTGTCGGCACAGACGTCGAGATCATGGCCGACAACCGGCTGACGCTCCACCACGGCGGGCACATCCTCGGGTCGGCCTGGGCGCACCTCACCCTTGAGGACGGCCACACCCTCGCCGTCTCCGGAGACCTGGGACGGCCCGGACACCCGCTGCTGCTACCGCCCGAGCCGTTCTCGGGCGCCGACACGCTGCTCATGGAGTCGACGTACGGCGACCGCCGCCACGACCAGGAGTCCGCCCGGTCGGAATTCTCCGCCGTCATCACGCGCACCCTCGCTCGCAACGGCACCGTCGTCATCCCGGCCTTCGCGATCGACCGGACCGAAGTCGTCCTGCACGAACTGGGCCTGCTGCGCGACAAGAGCGTCCTACCCCGGTCGGTGCCCGTGTACGTGGACAGCCCCATGGCCCTGGCGGCCCTCGACGTCTACCGGGACGCCGTACGCGAGCGCTCGGCCGAGCTGCGGCCGGAGATCCTGGCCCGGGGCGAGGCCGCGCTGAGCCCCGAGCCGTTCCTCGCTGCCCGGACGGTCCAGGAATCCATCGACATCAACAGCACTCACGGAGCCGCCGTCATCGTCTCCTCGGCCGGCATGGCCACCGGCGGCCGCGTCCTGCACCACCTCCACCGGCTCCTCCCCGATCCACGCAACGCGGTCGTCATCGTCGGATTCGCCGCGGCCGGCACCCGGGCACGGGACCTGGTGGACGGCGCCCGGACGCTCAAGATGTTCGGCGAGTACGTGCCCGTACGGGCCGAGGTCGCCGACGTCCCCCACTTCTCGGCCCACGCCGACGCCGGACAGATCATCGACTGGCTGCGCGGCGCTCCTCCCCCGCACACCACCTACCTCGTCCACGGCGAACCGGCCGCGTCCCATGCCCTGCGCGACCGCATCGACCACGAACTGGGCTGGACGGCTGTCGTCCCCCGTTCAGGGGAGGCCGTCCTGGTCCGCTGA
- a CDS encoding S8 family serine peptidase → MRNLTPGVTPPGLTPNDIRRAYQLPFGGGRTVAIVSAFHYPTAEADIAEYRRQYNLPPCTTANGCFDQVYATGSQPPVDAGWALESAIDIEAVSASCPRCHIVLVEDASDGIGDLLNAVTVARTGVPSVSPPAKFISMSWGDGENDIQPVIDPTYFDFPGIAFVASSGNTGGVVNWPALSTFVTAVGGTRLTEVPNPVPGP, encoded by the coding sequence GTGAGGAATCTGACCCCGGGAGTCACGCCCCCCGGCCTCACCCCCAACGACATCCGCAGGGCGTACCAGCTCCCCTTCGGCGGCGGCCGCACGGTGGCGATCGTCAGTGCCTTCCACTACCCCACGGCCGAAGCCGACATCGCCGAGTACCGCCGCCAGTACAACCTGCCGCCGTGCACCACCGCCAACGGCTGCTTCGACCAGGTCTACGCAACCGGCAGCCAGCCGCCCGTCGATGCCGGCTGGGCGCTGGAGAGCGCCATCGACATTGAGGCAGTCAGCGCGTCCTGCCCCCGCTGCCACATCGTGCTCGTCGAAGACGCCAGCGACGGCATCGGCGATCTGCTCAACGCCGTGACCGTGGCCCGCACCGGCGTGCCGAGCGTCTCGCCACCGGCGAAGTTCATCTCCATGAGCTGGGGCGACGGGGAGAACGACATTCAGCCGGTCATCGACCCGACCTACTTCGACTTCCCCGGCATCGCCTTCGTCGCGTCCTCCGGCAACACTGGTGGCGTCGTCAACTGGCCCGCCCTCTCCACGTTCGTCACCGCCGTCGGGGGCACCCGTCTCACCGAGGTTCCGAACCCGGTACCGGGCCCGTAG
- a CDS encoding Acg family FMN-binding oxidoreductase, translating to MSTTALTRPFVTSLIEDAVTAPSMHNAQPWKFVCKAGAGVIEVHGDPMRSMPREDPDHRALHLGCGAALFGLRVAAAHRALHPMLRLLPSPDDPWHLADVRFDGPDDADRELGVFHPALARRHTIRFPFTEEPIPSEVLDGLRAAALLEGCRLIVPGAWHTDTVMDLVHASELFEAADEAVRAEIAAWTHTGATGEGPDTEGIPSYAFGPRQYDVTSPVRDFGAPGQVPGRVSARFEKKPQLALLGTVEDTPGDWLKAGQAMQRVLLQATLDGLATSLMSQPLEWPELRSDARDPGSTIGFVQMVIRLGYGPQGRATPRRPVSEVLTFD from the coding sequence GTGTCTACCACCGCTCTGACCCGACCCTTCGTGACGTCGCTGATCGAAGACGCCGTCACGGCTCCCTCGATGCACAACGCACAGCCGTGGAAGTTCGTCTGCAAGGCGGGTGCCGGCGTCATCGAGGTGCACGGCGATCCGATGCGCAGCATGCCGCGCGAGGACCCCGACCACCGCGCCCTCCACCTCGGCTGCGGTGCCGCCCTGTTCGGTCTGCGGGTCGCCGCCGCGCACCGGGCACTGCATCCGATGCTACGGCTGCTGCCCTCCCCCGACGATCCCTGGCACCTCGCCGACGTACGGTTCGACGGTCCCGACGACGCCGACCGCGAACTGGGCGTGTTCCATCCCGCCCTGGCGCGGCGGCACACTATCCGCTTCCCCTTCACCGAGGAGCCGATCCCCTCCGAGGTGCTCGACGGCCTCCGTGCTGCGGCCTTGCTGGAGGGCTGCCGACTGATCGTTCCGGGAGCTTGGCATACCGACACCGTCATGGATCTCGTCCACGCCTCCGAACTGTTCGAGGCGGCGGACGAGGCCGTGCGCGCGGAGATCGCCGCCTGGACACACACCGGTGCGACCGGGGAAGGCCCCGACACCGAGGGCATCCCCTCGTACGCCTTCGGCCCACGGCAGTACGACGTGACCTCCCCCGTCAGGGACTTCGGCGCACCCGGCCAGGTGCCCGGCCGTGTGTCGGCGCGCTTCGAGAAGAAGCCGCAGCTCGCGCTGCTCGGCACGGTCGAGGACACTCCGGGGGACTGGCTGAAGGCTGGCCAGGCGATGCAACGCGTCCTTCTGCAGGCCACCCTCGACGGACTCGCCACCTCCCTCATGTCCCAGCCCCTGGAATGGCCCGAACTCCGTTCCGACGCACGCGACCCCGGCTCGACCATCGGCTTCGTCCAGATGGTGATCCGCCTGGGCTACGGCCCCCAAGGACGAGCCACACCGCGCCGGCCCGTCTCCGAGGTGCTCACCTTCGACTGA
- a CDS encoding CBS domain-containing protein — protein MKHMKIGGLMTGNVISAVPATSFKEVAKLLAEHDISGVPVVDDDDHVVGVVSESDLLARHELTAREVMTRPPVTVHAEETVADAARLMVRRGVERLPVVDVEDRLVGIVTRRDLLCVYLRPDAEIRHRIREEVLTDAMDLPGDAVDVHVLDGVVTLAGRVRRRSHALMLVELAERVDGVVAVVDRLSDEDDATSQVLHTDSARRL, from the coding sequence ATGAAGCACATGAAGATCGGCGGTCTCATGACCGGCAACGTGATCTCCGCCGTCCCCGCGACGTCTTTCAAAGAAGTCGCGAAGCTGCTCGCCGAGCACGACATCAGCGGGGTCCCCGTGGTGGATGATGACGACCACGTCGTCGGGGTCGTCTCCGAGAGCGACCTCCTGGCCCGCCACGAGCTGACCGCACGGGAAGTGATGACCAGGCCCCCGGTCACGGTCCACGCCGAGGAGACGGTGGCTGACGCGGCGCGGCTGATGGTGCGTCGCGGAGTCGAGCGCCTGCCCGTGGTCGACGTGGAGGATCGACTGGTGGGCATCGTGACCCGCCGTGACCTGCTCTGCGTCTACCTCCGCCCGGACGCGGAGATCCGGCACCGCATCCGCGAGGAGGTTCTTACGGACGCCATGGACCTGCCCGGGGACGCCGTCGACGTGCACGTCCTCGACGGCGTGGTGACGCTCGCCGGTCGTGTCCGTCGGCGCAGCCACGCCCTGATGCTCGTCGAACTCGCCGAGCGGGTGGACGGCGTCGTCGCCGTGGTGGACCGGCTGTCCGACGAGGACGACGCAACGTCTCAGGTCCTCCACACGGACTCCGCACGACGTCTCTAG
- a CDS encoding universal stress protein gives MDGTTARPGLGRVVVGVDGSLPARTAIVVGHRGLGGFSSLLLGSVGLEVAAAATTPVTVVRGAAEPTQAGVVLAAVRDEADVGCARAAAREALLRKAPLRLLHIWGVGLSAGSRALLRNGDKEIARDHVRALSSVSDRVREEFPDLTVHADAQKNHSGPGALVEASRHADLLVVGGRRSPGYLGPTIGWTTLSLLQHAHCPVELIPRQGPGHGSTS, from the coding sequence ATGGACGGAACCACGGCCCGTCCCGGCCTCGGCAGGGTCGTCGTCGGCGTCGACGGATCACTGCCAGCACGCACGGCGATCGTCGTCGGACACCGTGGCCTTGGCGGATTCTCGTCACTGCTGCTCGGATCGGTCGGCCTTGAGGTCGCGGCCGCCGCGACCACGCCCGTGACAGTGGTGCGCGGGGCCGCCGAGCCCACCCAGGCAGGCGTCGTACTGGCGGCGGTCCGGGACGAGGCCGACGTGGGCTGTGCCCGTGCGGCGGCCCGTGAGGCCCTGTTGCGCAAGGCGCCTCTACGACTCCTGCACATCTGGGGTGTGGGGCTGTCCGCCGGATCACGGGCTCTGCTCCGCAACGGTGACAAGGAGATCGCCCGCGATCACGTACGCGCGCTGTCCTCGGTGTCGGACAGGGTCCGGGAGGAGTTTCCGGACCTGACCGTGCATGCCGATGCCCAGAAGAACCACAGTGGGCCCGGAGCTCTCGTCGAGGCATCGCGCCACGCCGACCTGCTCGTCGTCGGAGGCCGACGGTCACCCGGCTATCTCGGGCCCACTATCGGATGGACCACGCTCAGCCTCCTGCAGCACGCCCACTGCCCCGTGGAGCTCATCCCTCGGCAAGGGCCCGGACATGGGAGCACGTCATGA
- a CDS encoding universal stress protein: MTPTTTRRDIAVGIDPVRNWHLALAWAVDEAHLRGVELRLVVAVPPQNDPQHIDAAPRHLAQRQAGTDALRTALAWAHARQPAMEATSSLLDGAPAGVLGGLSHEAGMIVLGSRHLSRTEEFLSAGSLVVPVTAQAHCPVVVVGDAEHVTQVTPYLVVGVDGSESSRAALAWAFEEADLRRCALRAIAVWQPPVFSLQSGDTLFQAERRLLSETTAGRAETYPDVRLTHEVLIGSPVETLANAAEHALAVVVGRRGRGGYTGMRVGSVVHGLLHRAHCPVITVPAG, translated from the coding sequence ATGACGCCCACCACGACCCGACGCGACATCGCGGTCGGCATCGATCCGGTCAGGAACTGGCACCTGGCTCTTGCCTGGGCGGTGGACGAGGCTCACCTGCGAGGCGTGGAACTGCGCCTGGTGGTCGCGGTGCCACCGCAGAACGACCCCCAGCACATCGACGCCGCTCCTCGCCACCTGGCACAGCGGCAGGCCGGCACGGACGCTCTGCGTACGGCCCTCGCCTGGGCGCACGCCCGACAGCCGGCCATGGAGGCCACCTCCTCCCTCCTCGACGGGGCCCCGGCAGGGGTCCTGGGCGGTCTGTCACACGAGGCAGGCATGATCGTGCTGGGCTCCCGGCACCTCAGCCGTACCGAGGAGTTCCTGAGCGCGGGCTCCCTGGTCGTCCCGGTCACGGCACAGGCACACTGCCCGGTCGTCGTGGTGGGCGACGCGGAGCACGTCACGCAGGTGACGCCCTACCTCGTGGTCGGCGTCGACGGAAGCGAGTCCTCACGAGCAGCCCTGGCCTGGGCATTCGAGGAAGCGGACCTCCGGCGCTGTGCGCTGCGGGCCATCGCCGTGTGGCAGCCTCCCGTTTTCTCCCTGCAGAGCGGTGACACGCTGTTCCAAGCCGAGCGCCGCCTGCTCTCGGAGACCACTGCGGGCCGGGCGGAGACGTATCCCGACGTCCGACTCACCCACGAGGTGCTGATCGGTTCCCCCGTCGAGACGCTGGCGAACGCCGCCGAGCACGCGCTGGCCGTCGTCGTGGGCCGTCGGGGCCGGGGTGGGTACACGGGGATGCGGGTCGGTTCCGTCGTCCACGGGCTGCTGCACCGTGCGCACTGCCCGGTGATCACCGTCCCCGCGGGGTGA
- a CDS encoding HAD-IC family P-type ATPase, with the protein MTRSAVDRAPVLVRETTGLTQEEAARRFAVGGPNEVTSSKPVRLHKRVLAQLTDPLIMVLLGAVVLTLAIGDHPDAIVIGLVVLVNTTVGVAQEIRADNAVAALSALTAPHARVRRDGTVCDLPATSVVPGDALLVGEGDIVAADAELAEASAVLVDESMLTGESVPVDKNPGATLSAGTVVVRGRGVAVVTATGASSALGRIAALLDEGREPTPLQRRLAALGRVLAVVTLALCVLVFALGLVRGLPLGTMAVTAISLAVAAVPESLPAVVTLALALGARRMVTRHALVRRLPAVETLGSVSVLATDKTGTLTEGRMVVQHIWTPLVTAELSGVGYEPEGEVLVAGRPAEADELEPLRELLTVTTLCNDATLRPADDSASDARWTALGDPMEAALLTAAAKTGCPGPAELSVTRPRIAEAPFDSLRRRMTTLHETGGDRVLVCTKGAPEAVLDPAVLIDPADALEAARRDAARLAARGYRVLAVASGVRNDLPSPVTEAETGLALLGLVALSDPPKPHAAATLASCRAAGITPVLITGDHPATARAVASRVALLGDSGQTEDYVATGTDLAAGRVADLTSVRVFARTDPQQKLDIVEAWRARGAVTAMTGDGVNDGPALHRADIGVAMGARGTEVARQAADLVLTDDELSTVVAAVEEGRRVYDNIRRFLVYGMAGGAAEILVMLIGPVLGLPLPLRAGQILWINLLTHGLTGVAMGAEPASPGAMRRPPRPPGQHILGGGAWQRLLVLAAVVTTVSLGAGLGARALDLAWQSVLFLALLAAQLGAVLGLRARLFTRRNPFLPLSVLASALLAAAALYVPFLSSVLETEPLSWAGVGIALAGAPAGFLAARLVRTAFRGTNPAGASETPELP; encoded by the coding sequence ATGACGAGGTCGGCAGTGGACCGGGCGCCCGTACTGGTGCGGGAGACGACGGGACTCACGCAGGAAGAGGCCGCCCGCCGGTTCGCCGTTGGAGGCCCCAACGAGGTGACTTCGAGTAAGCCCGTACGGCTCCACAAGCGGGTTCTGGCCCAGCTGACCGACCCACTGATCATGGTGCTGCTCGGAGCCGTCGTGCTGACCCTCGCGATCGGCGACCATCCCGACGCGATCGTCATCGGGCTGGTCGTCCTCGTGAACACGACCGTCGGCGTGGCGCAGGAGATCCGTGCCGACAACGCCGTCGCCGCCCTCTCGGCCCTCACCGCCCCGCACGCGCGCGTGCGGCGCGACGGCACGGTCTGCGACCTCCCCGCGACCTCGGTCGTCCCTGGTGACGCCCTCCTGGTAGGTGAGGGCGACATCGTCGCCGCCGACGCCGAGCTCGCCGAGGCGTCCGCCGTACTGGTGGACGAGTCCATGCTGACGGGGGAGTCCGTGCCCGTCGACAAGAATCCCGGTGCGACGCTGAGCGCGGGCACGGTCGTTGTCCGAGGCCGGGGCGTGGCGGTGGTCACGGCGACCGGGGCGTCCAGCGCGCTCGGCCGTATCGCGGCTCTGCTGGACGAAGGACGCGAGCCGACCCCGCTGCAGCGCCGCCTCGCCGCCCTCGGGCGCGTCCTCGCGGTCGTGACGCTCGCTCTGTGCGTGCTGGTCTTCGCCCTTGGCCTGGTCCGGGGGCTCCCGCTCGGCACGATGGCGGTCACCGCCATCAGCCTGGCCGTGGCGGCGGTCCCCGAGTCCCTTCCCGCCGTCGTCACTCTGGCCCTGGCTCTCGGGGCCCGGCGCATGGTCACCCGGCACGCTCTGGTGCGGCGGCTGCCCGCGGTGGAGACGCTCGGCTCGGTGTCCGTACTCGCCACCGACAAGACCGGCACCCTGACCGAGGGCCGCATGGTCGTCCAGCACATCTGGACGCCGCTGGTGACCGCCGAGCTCTCGGGTGTGGGGTACGAACCCGAGGGCGAGGTCCTGGTCGCCGGGAGGCCGGCAGAGGCGGACGAGCTCGAGCCGCTGCGCGAGCTGTTGACGGTGACCACCCTCTGCAACGACGCCACGCTGCGCCCGGCGGACGACAGTGCCTCCGACGCCCGCTGGACGGCTTTGGGCGACCCGATGGAAGCCGCCCTGCTGACGGCTGCGGCCAAGACAGGCTGCCCGGGGCCGGCGGAACTGTCGGTGACCCGTCCCCGGATCGCAGAAGCGCCCTTCGACAGCCTCCGTAGACGCATGACGACGCTCCACGAGACCGGCGGAGACAGGGTGCTCGTCTGTACGAAGGGCGCCCCCGAAGCAGTCCTCGATCCGGCGGTCCTTATCGATCCCGCGGACGCGCTAGAGGCGGCCCGCCGGGATGCCGCGCGCCTGGCTGCCCGGGGATACCGCGTGCTCGCTGTGGCATCGGGCGTGCGCAACGACCTCCCGAGCCCGGTCACCGAAGCGGAGACGGGGCTCGCGCTCCTCGGGCTCGTCGCGCTCAGCGACCCGCCCAAGCCGCATGCCGCAGCGACGCTCGCTTCCTGCCGGGCGGCCGGCATCACCCCCGTCCTCATCACGGGGGACCACCCGGCGACGGCGCGGGCGGTGGCGTCCCGCGTCGCACTCCTGGGCGACAGTGGCCAGACGGAAGACTACGTGGCCACAGGGACGGACCTGGCTGCGGGGCGGGTCGCCGACCTCACCTCGGTTCGGGTCTTCGCCCGTACGGACCCCCAGCAGAAGCTGGACATCGTGGAGGCGTGGCGCGCCAGGGGAGCGGTGACCGCGATGACCGGTGACGGGGTCAACGACGGCCCCGCCCTGCACCGCGCCGACATCGGCGTCGCCATGGGCGCACGCGGCACGGAGGTCGCGCGACAGGCCGCGGACCTGGTCCTCACCGACGACGAGCTGTCGACGGTCGTGGCGGCTGTCGAGGAGGGACGCCGCGTCTACGACAACATCCGCAGATTCCTCGTCTACGGGATGGCCGGCGGCGCGGCCGAGATTCTCGTCATGCTGATCGGCCCCGTACTGGGACTGCCTCTGCCCCTTAGAGCGGGGCAGATCCTGTGGATCAACCTCCTGACGCACGGTCTCACCGGCGTCGCCATGGGCGCCGAACCGGCCTCCCCGGGCGCGATGCGACGACCGCCTCGCCCGCCGGGCCAGCACATCCTGGGCGGCGGTGCCTGGCAGCGCCTGCTCGTCCTGGCCGCTGTCGTCACGACGGTCTCCCTCGGTGCGGGACTCGGCGCCCGCGCACTCGACCTCGCCTGGCAGAGCGTCCTCTTCCTTGCGCTGCTCGCCGCACAGCTGGGGGCGGTCCTGGGACTCCGCGCCCGGTTGTTCACGCGCAGGAACCCGTTCCTTCCCCTTTCCGTCCTCGCCTCCGCCCTGCTTGCCGCGGCGGCGCTGTACGTGCCCTTCCTGAGCTCGGTCCTGGAGACCGAACCGCTCAGCTGGGCGGGCGTCGGGATCGCATTGGCCGGCGCCCCCGCGGGGTTCCTCGCCGCGCGGCTCGTCCGCACCGCCTTCCGTGGGACGAATCCGGCTGGAGCGTCGGAGACACCGGAACTACCGTGA
- a CDS encoding response regulator transcription factor, whose translation MTELPVATALTGVFLVDDHEVVRRGLRDLIDDEPDLEVVGEAATAEQALARGPALRPDVAVLDVRLPDGDGISVCRELRSRMPELACLMLTSFDDEDTLLDAIMAGAAGYVLKQVKGSDLVSAVRTVATGQSMLDPATTARLMHSLRDPEAAKPPEDERLAVLSERERSVLDLIGEGLTNRQIAARLYLSEKTVKNHISRLLGKLGVERRVQAAVIAAQAHEHDAEET comes from the coding sequence ATGACCGAGCTACCGGTAGCCACCGCGCTCACCGGGGTGTTCCTCGTCGACGACCACGAGGTCGTCCGCCGGGGCCTCCGTGACCTGATCGACGACGAGCCCGATCTGGAAGTGGTCGGGGAGGCGGCGACGGCCGAGCAAGCTCTGGCCAGGGGACCCGCGCTGCGGCCGGACGTGGCGGTTCTCGACGTCCGGCTGCCGGACGGCGACGGCATTTCCGTGTGCCGGGAGCTGCGGTCCCGGATGCCCGAGCTGGCGTGCCTGATGCTGACGTCGTTCGACGATGAGGACACTCTCCTCGACGCGATCATGGCCGGGGCGGCCGGGTACGTGCTCAAACAGGTCAAGGGGTCGGACCTCGTCTCGGCCGTGCGGACCGTGGCCACCGGGCAGTCGATGCTGGACCCGGCCACCACGGCTCGGCTGATGCATTCGCTTCGAGACCCCGAGGCAGCGAAGCCACCTGAGGACGAACGGCTCGCGGTGCTGTCGGAGCGGGAGCGGTCCGTGCTCGATCTCATCGGCGAGGGGCTCACCAACCGGCAGATCGCCGCGCGGCTCTACCTGTCCGAGAAGACCGTCAAGAACCACATCTCGCGGCTGCTCGGCAAACTCGGCGTGGAACGTCGCGTGCAGGCCGCCGTGATCGCCGCGCAGGCCCACGAGCACGACGCCGAGGAGACGTAG
- a CDS encoding CBS domain-containing protein, protein MPASRYTVSDVMTHTAIAIGRDAPYKEIVALMDQWKVSALPVLEGEGRVIGVVSEADLLAKEEFRTDEPRPDEFAAASKAGAVRAGELMSSPAVTVHPHATLAEAARIMATRRVKRLPVVNGVGMLEGVVSRSDLLKVFLRTDAEIEEDIRRSVLGEPAATVGLAVTVADGVATVRGSLADRSMVPLVARAVRAVEGVVDVRMDLVAP, encoded by the coding sequence ATGCCCGCCTCGCGCTACACCGTCAGCGACGTCATGACCCACACCGCCATCGCCATCGGTCGTGACGCGCCGTACAAGGAGATCGTGGCGCTCATGGACCAGTGGAAGGTGAGCGCCTTGCCCGTTCTGGAGGGGGAGGGACGGGTGATCGGGGTCGTGTCGGAGGCCGATCTGCTCGCCAAGGAGGAGTTCCGTACGGACGAGCCCCGCCCGGACGAGTTCGCCGCGGCGTCCAAGGCCGGAGCCGTACGGGCCGGGGAACTCATGTCCAGCCCGGCCGTGACCGTCCATCCTCACGCAACCCTCGCCGAAGCGGCACGGATCATGGCGACGCGGAGGGTGAAGCGCCTGCCCGTGGTCAACGGGGTCGGCATGTTGGAGGGTGTGGTCAGCCGGAGTGATCTGCTGAAGGTGTTCCTCCGTACGGACGCGGAGATCGAGGAGGACATCCGCCGCTCCGTCCTCGGCGAGCCGGCCGCCACCGTGGGGCTCGCTGTAACGGTCGCGGACGGTGTGGCCACGGTCCGTGGGTCGCTCGCCGACCGGTCGATGGTGCCGCTGGTCGCCCGCGCCGTGCGGGCTGTGGAGGGCGTGGTCGACGTCCGGATGGATCTCGTTGCCCCCTGA
- a CDS encoding Pycsar system effector family protein, translating to MAVESTETAWRIQAAVADLTAKADSKASFALTVQSTALAVLGLLVGSQRAAGDLDSGASRLLLWCGVLLMVGGASCAAWAISPNLRKERRGPERDDDFLYFGHVRHLEPAELEEVLRNKDPLPPLSRQLVVMSEIAWTKHRRVQWSLTLAVAGCTAFALATVVG from the coding sequence GTGGCGGTCGAGTCGACGGAGACTGCGTGGCGGATTCAGGCGGCTGTTGCGGATTTGACGGCCAAGGCTGATTCGAAGGCCTCGTTTGCACTGACCGTGCAATCCACGGCTTTGGCTGTCTTAGGACTGCTTGTGGGTTCCCAGCGAGCGGCAGGTGACCTCGACTCTGGCGCATCACGGCTGTTGCTGTGGTGCGGCGTCCTACTCATGGTGGGCGGAGCCAGCTGCGCGGCCTGGGCCATCTCGCCGAACCTCCGAAAGGAGCGGCGGGGGCCGGAACGTGACGACGACTTCCTGTACTTCGGGCATGTTCGGCACTTGGAACCGGCGGAGCTCGAAGAAGTCCTCCGGAACAAAGATCCGCTGCCACCGCTGTCCCGGCAACTGGTGGTGATGAGCGAGATCGCCTGGACGAAGCACCGCCGCGTGCAGTGGTCGCTCACGTTGGCAGTTGCGGGCTGCACCGCCTTCGCTCTCGCGACTGTGGTCGGATGA